One Diabrotica virgifera virgifera chromosome 3, PGI_DIABVI_V3a genomic window carries:
- the LOC126882466 gene encoding uncharacterized protein LOC126882466 gives MEKRLKTHPSQWAIFLDFAEKNPQILTKKFDGVNGRKKYLELWEEITEVLNSMGYLNKSVDKWQKAMADWKSKVKAKAADLNRGVRQTGGGGPLPQLNENEMRLINILGRSFITGVQTNKELGLDQEMNIPQVTPALVECRISPPPLLYNIDRNSTPESIIERAISKQEKESTPKKRPWGCSSTLEQSRASTSKENNKEAFTPERVDNQESTPKKGKWGCTSATKTQKIPSTNLADMHKETLLVLNQINSSIEKMANSQERIANSQERIANALELLVNRNI, from the exons ATGGAAAAGAGGCTCAAAACACATCCATCTCAATGGGCGATATTTTTGGACTTCGCAGAGAAAAATCCCCAAATTCTCACTAAAAAATTTGATGGGGTAAATGGGAGAAAAAAATACCTAGAATTATGGGAGGAAATCACTGAGGTACTCAACAGTATGGGGTACCTAAACAAGTCAGTGGATAAATGGCAAAAG GCAATGGCAGATTGGAAATCCAAGGTGAAGGCAAAGGCGGCAGACCTTAATAGAGGAGTCAGACAAACAGGGGGTGGAGGACCACTACCTCAACTAAATGAGAATGAGATGCGCCTCATCAACATTTTAGGGCGATCATTTATTACTGGGGTGCAAACCAATAAAGAACTTGGCTTG gaCCAAGAAATGAACATACCTCAAGTGACTCCTGCCTTAGTTGAATGTAGAATCTCTCCACCCCCTCTTTTATATAACATTGACCGAAATTCTACTCCAGAAAGCATAATCGAAAGAGCCATCTCAAAGCAAGAGAAGGAATCTACTCCTAAAAAAAGGCCATGGGGATGCAGCAGTACCTTAGAGCAGAGCAGAGCTTCCACTTCAAAGGAAAACAACAAAGAAGCGTTCACTCCGGAGAGAGTAGATAATCAAGAATCTACTCCCAAAAAAGGGAAATGGGGGTGCACCAGTGCCACCAAAACACAGAAGATACCTTCAACAAATTTGGCAGATATGCACAAGGAAACACTTCTTGTGTTAAATCAAATAAACTCTAGTATTGAGAAAATGGCCAATTCACAAGAGAGAATAGCCAATTCACAGGAAAGAATAGCCAATGCTCTTGAATTGTTAGTAAATAGGAATATTTAA